The sequence CCGAGCCCGCGTCGGCCGGGGGCGGCGACCCGTCCGCCCCCGGCGACGGCAGGCCCCCGTACCGCAGGCTGTACCGCAGCCCGCAGGGGCGGATGCTCGGCGGCGTCGCGCACGGACTGGCCGTCCACCTCGGACTGCCCGTCAGCTGGGTCCGGATCGCCTTCGTGGTGCTGTTCTTCGCCCAGGGACTCGGCGGGCTGCTGTACGCGGCGTTCTGGTTCGTGGTGCCGATCGGCATCGGCGAGCCGGCCCCGCGCGGCGGCGGCCCGCACTGGCTGTACGTCAACGGCACCTTCGTCCCGGTGGGTGCCGGGACGGTGGCGGGCGGGGAGCTGGGCAAGGGCGGCGGCCGGCGCGGCGGGGAGCTGAACAAGGACGGCGGCCGGCGCGGCGGGTGGATCGGCCGGATGCGCGAGGTGCTGCAGCACACGCTCCGCGGCGAGCCGGTCGAGCTGGGCGAGGCGCCGGCGGCCGCGGCGGCCGGTACCCAGCCGGCCGGTACCGGCCGGGGCCAGCGGCAGGGCGGCCTCGGTCAGCTGGCCGCCCTGGTGATGCTGGTGATCGGCGTGATCGCGCTGCTCAATGCGCTCAACGTGCAGACCGCCAAGCCGTACACCTGGCCGCTGCTGGCGATCGGCGTCGGTGTGGCGCTGGTCTGGCGGCAGGCCGACGACTCGCGCTGGCAGCGCTGGTTCGGTCTGGAGGAGGGCGAGAAGCGGCGCGGCGCCTACACCCGGGTCGGCGCGGGCGTGCTGCTGGTGGTGGCCGGCATCATCGCCTTCCTCGCGACCCAGGGCAGCGGCTCGACCATCGGCTCGGTGGTCGAGGCCTCGCTGGCGGTGCTCGCGGGTGTGCTGGTGCTGGTGGGGCCGTACGCGCTGCGGATGTGGCAGGACCTCGGCGCCGAGCGCACCGCCCGCATCCGGGCCCAGGAGCGCGCCGAGATCGCCGCCCACGTGCACGACTCGGTGCTGCACACGCTGACCCTGATCCAGCGCCGGGCCGAGGACCCCAAGGAGGTGCTGCGGCTCGCCCGCGCCCAGGAGCGCGAACTGCGGCTGTGGCTCTACCGCCCCGAGGCGGTCGCCGAGGCGGCGCCGGACACCATGGCGGAGAGCCTGCGGGCGGTGGTCGCCGAGGTCGAGGACCGGCACGGGGTCCCGGTCGAGGTGGTCGTCGTCGGCGACTGCCCGATGGACGACCGGATCGCGGCCCAGATGCAGGCCGCGAGGGAGGCGACCGTCAACGCGGCCAAGTACGGTGGCGGGGGACCGGTCCAGGTCTACGCCGAGGTCGAGGGGAGGACCGTGATGGTGTTCGTCCGCGACCACGGACCGGGTTTCGACCCGGACACGGTGCCCGAGGACCGGATGGGCGTACGCGAGTCGATCCTCGGCCGGATGAAGCGCAACGGCGGCACCGCACGGGTGCGGCCCGCGCCGGACGGCGGGACCGAGGTCGAGCTGGAGATGGAGAGGGCCAATGACTGAGGCAGCGCCGGAGCGCCGGGCGAGGGTCGTGCTGGTGGACGACCACCGGATGTTCCGGACGGGGGTGAGGGCCGAGATCGGGCGCACCGAGACGACCGGTATCGACGTGGTCGGCGAGGCCGACGACGTGGAGTCCGCGGTCCGGGTGGTGGCCGAGACGCGGCCGGACGTGGTGCTGCTGGACGTCCACCTGCCCGGCGGGGGCGGCGTCGAGGTGCTGCGGCGCTCGGCCGGGCTGATGGGCGACCCGGGAGGGGTGCGCTTCCTGGCGCTCTCCGTCTCGGACGCGGCGGAGGACGTGATCGGCGTGATCCGCGGCGGTGCGCGCGGCTACGTCACCAAGACGATCACCGGGACCGACCTGGTCGACGCGATCTTCCGGATCGGCGACGGGGACGCGGTCTTCTCGCCCCGGCTGGCCGGGTTCGTGCTGGACGCCTTCGCGGCGACCGACACCCCGCCGGTGGACGAGGACCTGGACCGCCTCACCCAGCGCGAGCGCGAGGTGCTGCGGCTGATCGCCCGGGGGTACGCGTACAAGGAGATCGCCAAGCAGCTGTTCATCTCGGTGAAGACGGTGGAGAGCCACGTCTCGGCGGTGCTGCGCAAGCTCCAGCTGAGCAACCGGCACGAGCTGACCCGCTGGGCGACCGCCCGCCGGCTGGTCTGACCGCCGGCTGGTCCGACCGGCGGCGGCCCCGTCCCGCCCCTCCCGGTCCGGGGGGCCGGGCGGGGGCCGGGCGGGGTTGTCGGTGGGTGGCCATAGACTCGTCATTGCCATGAATAGCCTCTTTGACGACCTCCCGCTCCCCGGTTTCGAGGCCCCCGCCGCCGGGTCGAAGCAGCCCGCGCCGCCGATCGACGAGGAGCCGCCGCCGTACGAGGACGACGTCCCGTACGACGCCTTCGA comes from Streptomyces sp. TLI_053 and encodes:
- a CDS encoding ATP-binding protein, with product MYRSPQGRMLGGVAHGLAVHLGLPVSWVRIAFVVLFFAQGLGGLLYAAFWFVVPIGIGEPAPRGGGPHWLYVNGTFVPVGAGTVAGGELGKGGGRRGGELNKDGGRRGGWIGRMREVLQHTLRGEPVELGEAPAAAAAGTQPAGTGRGQRQGGLGQLAALVMLVIGVIALLNALNVQTAKPYTWPLLAIGVGVALVWRQADDSRWQRWFGLEEGEKRRGAYTRVGAGVLLVVAGIIAFLATQGSGSTIGSVVEASLAVLAGVLVLVGPYALRMWQDLGAERTARIRAQERAEIAAHVHDSVLHTLTLIQRRAEDPKEVLRLARAQERELRLWLYRPEAVAEAAPDTMAESLRAVVAEVEDRHGVPVEVVVVGDCPMDDRIAAQMQAAREATVNAAKYGGGGPVQVYAEVEGRTVMVFVRDHGPGFDPDTVPEDRMGVRESILGRMKRNGGTARVRPAPDGGTEVELEMERAND
- a CDS encoding response regulator transcription factor, translated to MTEAAPERRARVVLVDDHRMFRTGVRAEIGRTETTGIDVVGEADDVESAVRVVAETRPDVVLLDVHLPGGGGVEVLRRSAGLMGDPGGVRFLALSVSDAAEDVIGVIRGGARGYVTKTITGTDLVDAIFRIGDGDAVFSPRLAGFVLDAFAATDTPPVDEDLDRLTQREREVLRLIARGYAYKEIAKQLFISVKTVESHVSAVLRKLQLSNRHELTRWATARRLV